TTTGGCATCCAAAAAGTCGAAAAAGGATTCCATTCTGTGAGTAATGCCAGTTGGAATTCCCCTTGGCCAAAAACAAAAAAACTACAATCCCAAGTGGAAGAGTTGATGACAAGTTGGGTAAACGGGAGCATTTCAAAATCAGAAATCGAAAGGGATCTTTTTTTGTCCCTGAGTGATGCAGAGCTTGTAAAAGATGACAAATCATTACCAGACACAGGCATAGGGATTGAACGAGAAAGGTATCTCTCCTCTGTCCGCATCAAAACACCGAACTATGGTACGCGAGCTTCTACCTTAGTATTTTATGGAAATGGAACACTTGAGATGATCGAAAGGTCTTTCTCCGATCCGTTATCAGATGGATATACGGAACGGAGAGAATCACTTGTTTTGTAAGGTTTAGTCTTCTAATCGAAAGTGTTTCATAGGAAAGGCATCTGTGATTTCTTTCACTGCTTGTTTCACTTTTGATTCCCAAGTAACATCACCAAAATGATCTAAGAAATCACAAATCAAATTACCAACGGCTTCGATTTCTTTTTCTTTGAGTCCTCTTGTGGTAAGAGCTGGTGTTCCGAGACGGATCCCTGAAGCAACCGCTGGAGGATTTTTATCAAATGGGATCGCGTTTTTATTCACGGTCACACCAATATGATCAAGACCATCCGCAGCATCACGACCAGTAAGACCTTTCACTGACACATCGAGTAAAACGATGTGGTTGTCAGTTCCACCAGATACCACTCGAAATCCTCGTTTTTGGAAAACTTCAGCGAGTGTTTTTGCGTTTTTCACCACTTGTTTGATGTAAGTTTTGAATTCTGGTTGGAGTGCTTCTCCAAAGGCAACTGCTTTTGCAGCAATCACATGCATGAGTGGTCCACCTTGGATTCCTGGGAACACTCGAGAGTTCAGAACTTTTTCGTTTTCAGCAGAAGACAAAATGAGTCCACCACGTGGTCCACGTAATGTTTTATGAGTAGTGGTAGTGACAAAATCACATACACCGATTGGACTTGGGTGTTCGCCCGCTACCACCAAACCAGAGATATGTGCAATGTCCGCCATGATTTTGGCACCTATGTCATTTGCAATTTCTTTGAATTTATTAAAATCGATGATACGAGGGTAAGCAGATGCACCAACCACAATAAGTTTTGGTTTGTGTTCTTTAGCTAGTTTTGCCACTTCATCGTAGTTGATAGTTTCTGTTTTTTCATCCACTCCATAAGGAATAGGTTTAAAATATTTACCGCTAATGTTGACTGCACTACCGTGTGTTAGGTGGCCACCGTGTGCCAAGTTCATTCCAAGAAAACTATCTCCTGGTTCGAGTGTGGCAAGAAAAACTGCCATATTCGCCTGAGCACCGCTATGTGGTTGTACGTTTGCATATTCAGCACCGAACATTTTTTTTGCTCTTTCAATTGCGAGTTCTTCTACTTTGTCAGCATTTTCACAACCATTGTAGTATCGTTTTCCAGGATAACCTTCTGCATATTTATTGGTCAGTGTAGAGTGATACGCTTCGAGGACAGGGCGAGAAACAAAGTTTTCACTCGCAATCATTTCGAGAGAGTGTTCTTGTCTTTCGTCTTCTTTTTTTAAGGCAGCATAAACTTCAGGGTCTTGTTTTTCTAAATAACTCATGTCGGAATTTCTCTGTGGAGTGTGTATTCTGGATTTTGGTATTTCTTCTTGCGAATAAATTCAGATTCTCTGAGCACTTGTTTCCGAAAAGTAGAAAAGTCCCTTCCAAAGAAGGAAATGTTTGAAAAATCAGAGGGCAGTGGTGTTTCTAAATATAAAAATACTTCCCTGACCAAATCAATGGCCCATTTTTCTTCGGAAAAAAAACTAGGAATGGAAGTTAAAAAATCCTTATGGCCCCTTTCTTTCCGGTAATCAGGTTCTTCTGGTGGGTGGTGTAAAACTTCCGCAACACGTTCAATAAGGTCCTCTTCCAAAATGAGGGTACCATGTTGGACAATACAATTTCGTTTTCGAAACTGAGCATTCCCGGAGATTTTTTTAAAAACTCCGTCTTTTTCCAAAACAAGGTCGGATTTGCCTTTGGGATAGGAATGGATGTTTTGGTGGGAAAGTGATTTTGAGAGGATCCCTAAAATACGGTCATAACTATCTTTGACTGGGAATAATTCCTTTCGTTCCTCTAAGTTAAAATAAAGCGAATAATTGATATTTCCTGAAAGGGAATGGAAAACTGTCCCTCCACCAGAGGCCCGCCTTGCAATGTAACAAAAGTTTGGTTTTGGTTTTTTCCCAAATCCAAATGACTTAACTTCATTTTCGTAGGCACTCACCACGTGTTCTTTTATATTACGATATGGATTTTCAGAAAGACCAAGGATGATGGAATCTGGATTTTTCCATAACCTGATCCCAGCTGTGATCCCAGAACTCACAAGTGAGACCGCAATGGTTTCTTCAATCGCCAAATTGTAGTAAGGTGACCTAGGCGGAGTTTGGGGGAAGAAAAATACCTTTGGAATCACTCGTTGAAATATTTTTGGGAAGCTTCGTTTAAAAACTTACGTTCTTTTCGAGATAAAGATTCCATTCCATTTTTAGAAATTTTTTCCAAAAGTTCGTCTACTTTGGTTTTGGCATTTTCTCGTTTCGCCATCTCCTCTTGGTAACGCATAAACCTACGTTTTTGTAAGTAACGAGAAAGTGACCAAGTGGGAATGGAGGATTTTGTGCCTTTCCATCCTGTATACAATTTCATAAGGATGAGTCCGCCGATGGCTCCACCCAAATGAGCAAAGTGAGCGACTTTTTCCCCTTGGGCAAAAAGAACCATGAGCATCACAATCATCACAAAGTATTTGGCTCGCATCGGAAAGATGAGAAAAACAAGGAGTTCCCGGTTTGGCCAAGTCATTCCGTAGGCTACAAGAAGACCGTAGATACTGGCACTTGCCCCGACTACAATCCCCTGTGGGAATCCAAAAAATTGAGCAATGATGGTCCCAATTCCACCAAGAAACGCTGTGAAAAAATAGAATTTGAGAAAGGCTCGTTCGCCCCAAACTTCCGCAAGTTCTGAACCAAACATCCAAAGGCTTAGCATATTAAACAGGATGTGTAAAAAACTTCCGTGTAAAAAAGCATAACTCATAAGTTGCCAAACCCAACCTCGGAAAACAAGCTCGGGGGAGAGACCCAAATAAAGTTCCACAAAGGGAGAGCGGAAGGTGAGTTTTGTCAAAAGTTGCAGAATGAAAAAGATGACATTGACTAAAATTAGAGTTCGGACAACGGGAACCATAGGTGGTCCAAAGCGGAGTTCATATCCTGGGGTACGAGAGGCCATAAATTCAAGGTCGTAAATCTTGAGTGACAAGGAAAGTCGATTTCCTAGCATCGAGGAAGTGATTGTGCAACTCTACGGAGTCCGCGGTTCCATTGCGAGCCCCCTCCGAAACCAAGACTACCGCAAAAAGATAATCGAGATTCTTGACCTCTACAAACAATCTGGGGCCGAGGGTTCGGCGGATGAGTTTTGGCAAAATCTACCTTACCATCTAAAATTTGTCACAGGATCGGACACAACTTGTGTTTCGGTCACTGATGACGATGGGGAAACCTATGTTTTGGATATGGGGACGGGTCTACGGAATTTAGGAGATGAACTTGTTTCCGAATACTTCACAAACCAATTGAAAAAAACGGTCTCTTTTTTCATCACACACACCCACTGGGATCATATCCAAGGGTTACCTTTTTTCAAACCCATCTATTTTCCAGACTTCCATTTGCATTTTTATTCTCCTTATTCCGATTTAGAAAAACGATTAAAGTTACAACAAGAACCAGAGTTTTTTCCAGTTCCGCTGGATGGAACGGGTTCTGCAAAAGAGTTCAAACTCTTTTTCCCAGGTGATGTATTAGAATTTCCATCAGGTTTAAAGGTAGAGTGTTACCCACTGAAACACCCAGGTGGTTCATTTGCGTATAAGTTTACCAACCGAGCTGGCAAAATTTTTATCTTTGCAACAGATGCAGAATTCACGGGCGCCGATATGGACCTCATCCATGAGTGTATGCCTTTTTTTGCAGATGCTGATTTACTCATTTTAGATACACAATACACATTAGATGAATCGTTTTCTAAGTTTGATTGGGGCCATACGGCATATACCATGTCTGTGAATTGTGCCTCATCTTGGCGTGTGAAAAATTTAGTCCTCACACACCATGAACCAAGTTATTCCGATGAAAAAATTTATGATATTTATGAAAACGCAAAACTCCACCAGCAGCAGTTAGGCGAAAAAAAATTAAAAATTCATTTAGCAAGAGAAGGACTTAGATTCCACTTATAATGACTATGAACAAAGAAAAAACACTTCGTATTACCATCACTACCTTCTTTAGTATCGCACTCCTTGGTGGGTTATTTTTTGGATACATTCTCTCCGAAGTGAACAAAGGGAAAGAATTACAAAAACTAGCATCTTACCAACCAACAACTCCTACTAAATTATATGATACCAATGGAGTTTTGTTTGCAGAGTTATACCGCCACAAACAAGAATTATTAAAATACAGTGATATTCCACCTCATGTGATCCATGCTTTTTTATCAGTAGAAGATGATAACTTTTTCAATCACTTTGGTATTGATTTTTTAGCCATTGTAAGGGCTGCTATCAAAAATATTTTTGCAGGACGAATTGTCCAAGGTGGATCCACCTTAACCCAACAGTTAGCAAAAACTATTTTACAACAAAGGAAAAAAACCTTTGGACGAAAATTCCTAGAAGCGCTTCTCACCTTACAAATCGAACAAGAATACACCAAAGAAGAAATCTTAGAAATTTATTTTAACTTAATTTATTTGGGACATGGAACCACTGGGCTTTCCTCTGCTGCGAATGTTTATTTTCAAAAAGATGTAAGGGACCTAAGTATTGCTGAAGCGGCAATGCTTGCAAGACTTCCCAAAGCTCCCGTTACTTATTCCCCTTTCAAAAATCCGAAAGAAGCCAAACAAGCCCATAAGGTAGTGCTTGGACTTATGGCAAAAAATGGTTTTATTCCAAGAGACCAAGTAAAGAAGATCCATGATGATTTTTGGGACCGGTATTGGCCCGTTGTCATCACACAATCTCCTTCTCGTTCCACTTGGGGTGCCAAACTCAATCGCGCCCCTTATTTTACTGAGTGGGTGCGCCAAATCTTAGAAAAAGACTTGGGGGAAGAGGCTCTTTACACTGGTGGGCTTCGAGTTTACACCACACTTGATGTGAGAAAACAAGAAATCGCAGAAGAAGAACTGAGAAAAGGCCTTATTGAACAGGATAAATATGCATTTGGTGCAAACTTTCGTTATGCGGGACGTGCCGATCGAGGCCTAGTTTCTTTATACAATTTGTTTGGTTCCATTTTTCCCGTTGGTGTTCCTTACGTGACAAACCTGGATGATAGACAAGTTTTCCGTTTGCACTTAGAAAAGGAAATGGCACCAGCATTAGAACTTTTAACAGACTTTGTTCCTTCAGAAAACGAAAGTGCTGCGGTCAAAGAATTCCAGAGATCTTCACTTGTATTTTCTTCCAACTTACACGTAGAAGGTGCCATCATTACAATCGATCACCAAACAGGTTATATCCAAACAATGGTAGGTGGTTCCAGATTCTCTCCTAAAAACCAATTCAACCGTGCTATGCAAGCAAGACGACAAACAGGATCTGCTTTTAAACCTTTTGTATATGCAGCTGCAATCCAAAACCGTGCTGTTGGTTCAGGAACGGGGATTATGGATGCACCGCTCACTACCATTACGGAGGAAGGGGAAGGGTATTCTCCACAAGATATATCTGGAGATTTCCGAGGAATGGTTCCTTTATCTCGCGCCTTATCATTATCTCTAAACATTGTTTCTGTCCAGGTTCTTATGAGAACGGGAACAGATTCAGTCATTGATTTTGCATCCAAAGTCACAAAAACAAACAAAGCACGGTTTCCAACAGGTCCTGCACTTGCACTTGGTGTTGCCGAACTCACACCTTATGAAATGGCACTTGGTTATTCAATCCTTGCAAATAAAGGGAAAGATGTGATCCCATTTAGTGTTCGTTATGTGCTAAACCAAAGTGGGACAGTCGTTTTTAACAAAGAAAAAGAAGTCCAAGAAACATTAGCTGAAGAAGCAAAAAATGGTACGATTCAGATCATTCCGGAAGCCACAGCGTATATCATCAAACAAATGTTAATTGGCGTTGCAATGGGTGGAACACCTACCCAAGCATTACGAGCCGCTGACAAAGGAAATTATAAAGGGGAATCTGGTGGAAAAACCGGATCCACATCTTCTTATACCAATGTCTGGTATGCAGGTTTTGATCCAAAATTCACATCCATCGTTTGGATGGGTTTTGATAAATCTTCCCTTTCTCTTGGAAAAGGTGTGACAGCAGCTGGGGTTGCGGCGCCGATTTGGGGGAAAATGTATTCCCGTTTTTACAATGAAGGACCTTATCCAAGTTTTTATCCAAATGGAAAATCAGATGAGATCCCTGCGGATGTGGTCAAAGGGGCGACATGTGCATTTAATGGACTATCTCCAGGACCGGGTTGCCCCCTCACTGGAAATTTATTTTTAAAACCAATTACGATCGCAGGGCGGACTTTGGCAGTGCCAGGTGGAAGGCAATGTGATGGAGACAGAGACCACTACCGGTCTATGGATTTGAATGACTTTTTACAAAGAGAATTGGAAATCTCTGACGACGAGTTGAAATAATTCCCCACAAAAACCCACTTTCCTCCTTCATCGCATATTTGAGTATTCTCCCTCCTTCCCAAAAAGGAGGGGAGGAGGCGCCACTTCTACCAACAATCAATTCGGAAATTTCTTGCAAATCGCTCATTCTGCTTAAATTTTCAGCAAATTGAAAGGTTCTCCTTTCCAGAATCGAGCTAGGATAACCAAATCCAAGCGTTTCAAAGGCATTCTCACCTTGGCACGATAGTTGCATCTATTCACTTGAACAGCAGTTCGGAGGGAATATGAAAAAACTACTCTTAACCATAATCATTTTAGCGATCAACTTCTCTGTAAAAGCAGGAGAGTCTTCCTTTTTGAATGATGATGTAAATTCCCTCATTGGACAATACGATAACGAAACCTTAGCTGCTATTTCCAATGAACTCGTCAAAATGGCGAATGAAGAAGAAGGGATGGGAGAGTTTGACCTTGCTTCTACTCATTATGACCGTGCGATTAAAATCCGTGAAGCGATTGGCATGAAATCACATAAGAGTTTTGCTTCGATCCAGTATTTAGCAAGCCAAGCGTATTCAAAAGCTGGTAATTTCTGTGAAGCTTCCACCTATGCTAAAAAAGCAAGTGATGCCTTCCGTGCTCATGGAATTTCTAAATTTGAACAAAAAGCAGAAATAGAATCCAAAGAATTTGCAAAAGCTTGTTCGGTGGTTGCAGCTCGATAAAAACCGTTATTATGATTCTTTCTAGAGATGGTTACCCTTTTTTGATTCTTCCTTCGAATCAATCCAACTTCACGTGATGATACACGTGGGGTTGGAATTCTTTTTTTCCGAACTTTAATTTTGCAATTTCAAATAACTTCGTTTGTTGATAAGGAATGTCTGATTCCCAAGCAATCCCAAAATTAGCTTCTTCATATCCAGATTCGTATGACAACGGGTATAAAGAATTTGTTTCATGTAAATATAACAATCGGTGGTCGTATTTTTTTGTTTGGTCTACTTGGAAAGTTTCGCATGGAATTCGTTTGGTGAACTGTTTTGAAATGGTTTGTTTCGTCCGTTCCACTCGACATTCTTTGGTATTTACCTCGTTTGTTTTGAAGAGAACCCACTCATTTGATTTTTCAAACTGCCCTTTACCAATCACTTGGCGAAATTGGATGTAATCTTTATACACCCGCCATTCTCTCCAAATTTTTTTAAATTCTAAATTGGGTTGGATGTAAATAGATTCACTCCATAACAGTTGGAAGTCTTTTGATCCCATAGCTGATTTTTTTTCCGTTGGACGATTGTAAGTTCCTAAAACCAGCTTTGAATCCTTAGGAAATTCATTTGGTAAGGTTCGAATCCACCCAAGTTTTGGTGTACAACATAGAGGGAATATCAAAACCAAAAGAAGAAACGAATTCTTCTTTTGGTTTTTTAGAGGAAAGTCTTTGGATTCTAATTTTGTTTTAGAACTGGAAGTAAATAAAATCTTGTCCACCATCTCCGAAAATTCCGAGTAAAAGTAAAATCACGACGGATAAAATGGGGAGTAAAATGTTTTGGTAAGGTTTTAGTTTCTCATAAACAAAAGGAGAATATTGAAACCAATTGAACATAAGCCCGAGTGCGATGAAAGTAGGGAGTTCGTCCACTCGATTCAAAGTATCACCTGTATTTCGTAAGGTTAAAACACCTTTAAAAATTTCATACGCTACGTTTAAGGATTCTGCCCCTCTCGCGGCTGCGCGGAAAAATACTCCTGAGAATGTGAAGATGATGAATATGATCACAGTACGAATGACACCAGCCATAGGAAAACTATCAGGTATGAGTTTCTTTTTTCCGCGGTGTAAATATAAGGAACGTTCGATCCAAATGAGAGCTCCGAGATAGGCTCCCCAAAGGACAAAAGCCCAGTTGGCACCATGCCAAAGCCCTCCAAGACACATAGTGATAAAGGAATTGATATTGGATCGGAAAATAGAACCTTTACTTCCACCTAACGGGATATAGATGTAGTCGCGTAACCAAGAGGATAAGGTGATGTGCCAACGGCCCCATAATTCTCGAAAGGATTGGGAAAAAAACGGTCCTTGGAAATTCTCTGGGATTTCATATCCAAGTAAATTAGCAGATCCTCTCGCCATATCAGTATAACCCGAAAAGTCACAATAAACTTGGATTCCAAAGGCAAGGACACTAAAGAAGATTGAAAAACTATCAAACTTCGCTGGGTCCATGTACAAGGGAGAGATAATGGGCGCTATGTTTTCTGCGATAATTACTTTTTTGAATAATCCACCGATGATGAGAAAAATTCCCTTTTTCATTCGGTCTGGGTCGATGGTAGGATTGTCAAGTTGAGGTAGGAAATCCTGTGACCTCATAATCGGCCCAGCAATGAGCTGCGGGAAAAACAAAATGAACAAAAAGTAATCCACCGTGGACATTCTTTTTTCTATGATACCGCGATGGATGTCCACTTGGACCGCAATGATTTGGAAGGTGTAAAAACTTATCGCAAGAGGTAAAAAGATACTCCAAGAACC
The sequence above is a segment of the Leptospira sp. WS39.C2 genome. Coding sequences within it:
- a CDS encoding NRDE family protein — encoded protein: MIALGVHPDYPLVVVSNRDEFFERPTKALYVWDKDPKILAGQDLKAGGTWLGGNGEGKLAFLTNVRNFRHLPHPNPKSRGELVINFLESNESLSVSTYAEKMETQKDQYEGFNLFLFDGKDAVALGGDPFGIQKVEKGFHSVSNASWNSPWPKTKKLQSQVEELMTSWVNGSISKSEIERDLFLSLSDAELVKDDKSLPDTGIGIERERYLSSVRIKTPNYGTRASTLVFYGNGTLEMIERSFSDPLSDGYTERRESLVL
- the glyA gene encoding serine hydroxymethyltransferase, whose amino-acid sequence is MSYLEKQDPEVYAALKKEDERQEHSLEMIASENFVSRPVLEAYHSTLTNKYAEGYPGKRYYNGCENADKVEELAIERAKKMFGAEYANVQPHSGAQANMAVFLATLEPGDSFLGMNLAHGGHLTHGSAVNISGKYFKPIPYGVDEKTETINYDEVAKLAKEHKPKLIVVGASAYPRIIDFNKFKEIANDIGAKIMADIAHISGLVVAGEHPSPIGVCDFVTTTTHKTLRGPRGGLILSSAENEKVLNSRVFPGIQGGPLMHVIAAKAVAFGEALQPEFKTYIKQVVKNAKTLAEVFQKRGFRVVSGGTDNHIVLLDVSVKGLTGRDAADGLDHIGVTVNKNAIPFDKNPPAVASGIRLGTPALTTRGLKEKEIEAVGNLICDFLDHFGDVTWESKVKQAVKEITDAFPMKHFRLED
- a CDS encoding biotin/lipoate A/B protein ligase family protein, which gives rise to MIPKVFFFPQTPPRSPYYNLAIEETIAVSLVSSGITAGIRLWKNPDSIILGLSENPYRNIKEHVVSAYENEVKSFGFGKKPKPNFCYIARRASGGGTVFHSLSGNINYSLYFNLEERKELFPVKDSYDRILGILSKSLSHQNIHSYPKGKSDLVLEKDGVFKKISGNAQFRKRNCIVQHGTLILEEDLIERVAEVLHHPPEEPDYRKERGHKDFLTSIPSFFSEEKWAIDLVREVFLYLETPLPSDFSNISFFGRDFSTFRKQVLRESEFIRKKKYQNPEYTLHREIPT
- a CDS encoding rhomboid family intramembrane serine protease codes for the protein MASRTPGYELRFGPPMVPVVRTLILVNVIFFILQLLTKLTFRSPFVELYLGLSPELVFRGWVWQLMSYAFLHGSFLHILFNMLSLWMFGSELAEVWGERAFLKFYFFTAFLGGIGTIIAQFFGFPQGIVVGASASIYGLLVAYGMTWPNRELLVFLIFPMRAKYFVMIVMLMVLFAQGEKVAHFAHLGGAIGGLILMKLYTGWKGTKSSIPTWSLSRYLQKRRFMRYQEEMAKRENAKTKVDELLEKISKNGMESLSRKERKFLNEASQKYFNE
- a CDS encoding MBL fold metallo-hydrolase, which produces MIVQLYGVRGSIASPLRNQDYRKKIIEILDLYKQSGAEGSADEFWQNLPYHLKFVTGSDTTCVSVTDDDGETYVLDMGTGLRNLGDELVSEYFTNQLKKTVSFFITHTHWDHIQGLPFFKPIYFPDFHLHFYSPYSDLEKRLKLQQEPEFFPVPLDGTGSAKEFKLFFPGDVLEFPSGLKVECYPLKHPGGSFAYKFTNRAGKIFIFATDAEFTGADMDLIHECMPFFADADLLILDTQYTLDESFSKFDWGHTAYTMSVNCASSWRVKNLVLTHHEPSYSDEKIYDIYENAKLHQQQLGEKKLKIHLAREGLRFHL
- a CDS encoding penicillin-binding protein 1A → MNKEKTLRITITTFFSIALLGGLFFGYILSEVNKGKELQKLASYQPTTPTKLYDTNGVLFAELYRHKQELLKYSDIPPHVIHAFLSVEDDNFFNHFGIDFLAIVRAAIKNIFAGRIVQGGSTLTQQLAKTILQQRKKTFGRKFLEALLTLQIEQEYTKEEILEIYFNLIYLGHGTTGLSSAANVYFQKDVRDLSIAEAAMLARLPKAPVTYSPFKNPKEAKQAHKVVLGLMAKNGFIPRDQVKKIHDDFWDRYWPVVITQSPSRSTWGAKLNRAPYFTEWVRQILEKDLGEEALYTGGLRVYTTLDVRKQEIAEEELRKGLIEQDKYAFGANFRYAGRADRGLVSLYNLFGSIFPVGVPYVTNLDDRQVFRLHLEKEMAPALELLTDFVPSENESAAVKEFQRSSLVFSSNLHVEGAIITIDHQTGYIQTMVGGSRFSPKNQFNRAMQARRQTGSAFKPFVYAAAIQNRAVGSGTGIMDAPLTTITEEGEGYSPQDISGDFRGMVPLSRALSLSLNIVSVQVLMRTGTDSVIDFASKVTKTNKARFPTGPALALGVAELTPYEMALGYSILANKGKDVIPFSVRYVLNQSGTVVFNKEKEVQETLAEEAKNGTIQIIPEATAYIIKQMLIGVAMGGTPTQALRAADKGNYKGESGGKTGSTSSYTNVWYAGFDPKFTSIVWMGFDKSSLSLGKGVTAAGVAAPIWGKMYSRFYNEGPYPSFYPNGKSDEIPADVVKGATCAFNGLSPGPGCPLTGNLFLKPITIAGRTLAVPGGRQCDGDRDHYRSMDLNDFLQRELEISDDELK
- a CDS encoding tetratricopeptide repeat protein — encoded protein: MKKLLLTIIILAINFSVKAGESSFLNDDVNSLIGQYDNETLAAISNELVKMANEEEGMGEFDLASTHYDRAIKIREAIGMKSHKSFASIQYLASQAYSKAGNFCEASTYAKKASDAFRAHGISKFEQKAEIESKEFAKACSVVAAR
- a CDS encoding MBOAT family protein, producing MLFNSIPYLILFALTYLIYWNIPQKGRKPLLVVSSLTFYAYFSFPFLFHFLLVILVNYGFSEWMFRKKEKGENFDNVLYTIVILNVLNLAFFKYFYFITDSLYTLTGYPSFKEIAGSWSIFLPLAISFYTFQIIAVQVDIHRGIIEKRMSTVDYFLFILFFPQLIAGPIMRSQDFLPQLDNPTIDPDRMKKGIFLIIGGLFKKVIIAENIAPIISPLYMDPAKFDSFSIFFSVLAFGIQVYCDFSGYTDMARGSANLLGYEIPENFQGPFFSQSFRELWGRWHITLSSWLRDYIYIPLGGSKGSIFRSNINSFITMCLGGLWHGANWAFVLWGAYLGALIWIERSLYLHRGKKKLIPDSFPMAGVIRTVIIFIIFTFSGVFFRAAARGAESLNVAYEIFKGVLTLRNTGDTLNRVDELPTFIALGLMFNWFQYSPFVYEKLKPYQNILLPILSVVILLLLGIFGDGGQDFIYFQF